A single window of Methanoculleus sp. 7T DNA harbors:
- a CDS encoding DUF134 domain-containing protein yields the protein MDDEVQGRCCGRGRGRPRAPRLIAEGTAFRCFGPLCERTGEVVLLLPEEVEALRLADLEGLEQEEAAEKLGISRKTLWRDLHEARRKVADALVNGKGIRIAG from the coding sequence ATGGATGACGAGGTGCAGGGCAGGTGCTGCGGCCGCGGGAGAGGACGTCCGCGGGCCCCCCGGCTTATCGCCGAGGGAACGGCCTTCCGCTGTTTCGGCCCCCTCTGCGAGAGGACGGGCGAGGTCGTCCTCCTTCTCCCCGAGGAGGTGGAGGCCCTCAGGCTCGCCGACCTGGAAGGGCTCGAACAGGAGGAGGCGGCCGAAAAGCTCGGCATCTCCCGGAAGACCCTCTGGCGCGACCTCCACGAGGCGCGGCGGAAGGTGGCCGACGCCCTAGTCAACGGCAAGGGGATCAGGATCGCGGGT